The Campylobacter sp. CN_NE2 genome contains a region encoding:
- the hemH gene encoding ferrochelatase, with amino-acid sequence MSYDNKNSSQNLAKKVILLLNMGGPNDLSEVSVFLKNMFNDPYILSVKLDFLRKILANLITKMRTNSATQNYIKLGGKSPINDITKSLCEKTRKFANEQICVDFIMNYTPPFADEVVQKYAKFDEIFLLPLYPHYSQTTVKSSLESTEIALKKHGIKNYKILDIFYQNGQYNEIILNLIKEKIANLNKDEISQISLIFSAHSLPQKIIDNGDPYEAQMKEHAQILSNLLEQNGIKFKEIILAYQSRLGPVKWLGPNTAEVLENLSGKKALIFPIAFCVDNSETDFELSILYKELAQEKGFEYYEVCRCPNDSDEFAKFILDYAK; translated from the coding sequence ATGAGTTACGATAATAAAAATTCTAGCCAAAATTTGGCTAAAAAAGTTATTTTGCTTTTGAATATGGGCGGACCAAATGATTTAAGCGAAGTTAGTGTTTTTTTAAAAAATATGTTTAACGATCCTTATATTTTGAGCGTAAAGTTGGATTTTTTGCGAAAAATTTTAGCAAATTTGATAACAAAAATGCGAACAAATTCGGCAACGCAAAACTATATCAAACTTGGCGGAAAATCGCCTATAAATGATATTACAAAATCTTTGTGTGAAAAAACTAGAAAATTTGCTAACGAGCAAATTTGCGTCGATTTTATTATGAATTATACTCCGCCTTTTGCCGATGAAGTGGTGCAAAAATATGCCAAATTTGATGAGATTTTTTTGCTTCCGCTGTATCCGCATTATTCGCAAACGACGGTTAAATCGAGCTTGGAAAGCACCGAAATCGCCCTAAAAAAACACGGCATAAAAAATTATAAAATTTTGGATATTTTCTATCAAAACGGGCAATATAATGAGATTATTTTAAATTTAATTAAAGAAAAAATTGCAAATTTAAACAAAGATGAAATTTCGCAGATTTCTTTGATTTTTTCGGCTCACTCACTTCCACAAAAAATCATCGATAATGGCGATCCTTACGAAGCGCAAATGAAAGAACACGCGCAAATTTTATCAAATTTACTCGAACAAAACGGCATTAAATTTAAAGAGATTATTTTAGCGTATCAATCCCGTTTGGGACCTGTAAAGTGGCTTGGACCAAATACGGCAGAAGTTTTGGAAAATTTAAGTGGCAAAAAAGCGCTTATTTTTCCGATTGCATTTTGTGTGGATAACTCTGAAACTGACTTCGAACTTAGCATTTTATATAAAGAGTTAGCACAAGAAAAAGGATTTGAGTATTACGAAGTTTGCCGTTGTCCAAACGATAGCGACGAGTTTGCTAAATTTATTTTGGATTACGCAAAATAG
- a CDS encoding Gfo/Idh/MocA family oxidoreductase, protein MFSEKKKIAIIGMSELGHKHFSELRRSDFFELVGIYDEKSNENFGKVELYRDLEELFDKAKPQAVVITSSQKNHKNLILKASKYVQNILIDAPLALNLEESREIRYSLANNDTNLAIFYKNRFNATINSLLREFSKGDQIYTMNFINGKNSENSCDIMQNLLLKELDLARILCGSEISSFSSKTVTAPNSKEIIALSALGKSKNDILLTFVCSNVYPTLRHTIQISTSSGVYIADLLNFTLHKIAPSGNINLKVDNEDYCCRNGYKEFAEFCSGGMLKRLASIDESIKIREILQ, encoded by the coding sequence ATGTTTTCTGAGAAGAAAAAGATTGCGATTATCGGTATGAGTGAGCTTGGGCACAAGCATTTTAGCGAATTACGAAGAAGCGATTTTTTTGAATTAGTAGGAATTTATGATGAAAAAAGTAACGAAAATTTCGGTAAAGTAGAACTTTATAGAGATTTAGAAGAGCTTTTTGATAAAGCTAAACCGCAAGCTGTTGTTATCACAAGTTCGCAAAAAAATCATAAAAATCTTATTTTAAAAGCTTCAAAATATGTTCAAAATATCCTTATAGACGCACCTCTTGCTCTAAATCTTGAAGAAAGTAGAGAGATAAGATATAGCCTTGCCAATAACGATACAAATTTAGCGATTTTTTATAAAAATAGATTTAATGCAACTATAAATTCGTTATTACGGGAGTTTTCAAAAGGCGATCAAATTTATACTATGAATTTCATAAACGGCAAAAATAGTGAAAATAGTTGCGATATAATGCAAAATTTACTTTTAAAAGAGCTTGATTTAGCAAGAATTTTGTGTGGTAGCGAGATTTCGTCATTTTCTAGCAAAACCGTAACTGCCCCAAACAGCAAAGAGATAATCGCACTTTCGGCTCTTGGCAAAAGTAAAAATGATATTTTGCTAACTTTTGTTTGTTCAAATGTTTATCCGACATTGCGACATACGATACAAATATCCACAAGTAGCGGTGTTTATATAGCAGATCTTTTAAATTTCACTCTTCATAAAATCGCTCCAAGCGGCAATATAAATCTAAAAGTTGATAATGAAGATTATTGTTGTAGAAACGGATATAAAGAATTTGCCGAATTTTGTAGTGGCGGTATGCTAAAACGCCTTGCAAGTATCGATGAATCCATAAAAATAAGAGAAATTTTACAATGA
- a CDS encoding VirK/YbjX family protein — translation MLKVIFQLFFIQNLYIFKNILDKITPNFKFKRSFVLFKFPSFKQMYKDEIRTLKRFRQYFRYHLATNICKNEIKEFENFINKNPIWEKLFSSNFYRANTILYRYCDNRLNEKERLEMIIQNFNLAKTFLGEKKLNELLEKKKILLFKFDENLFLYLNINNIDPLEGFFSINIQTEDEKIYDASFSFITPNSLLISSMQGSNEPNTPDLIKQATKQMHGIRPAFMIVNVFKMICEIKNFSLLGIPKENQAKFRRNDHSRLLFDYDEFWRENGGKFGEKYYEIPLNIERKSLEEIQSKKRSMYKKRFEMLDIVKNSLQIYFQNL, via the coding sequence ATGCTGAAAGTTATTTTTCAGTTATTTTTTATCCAAAATTTATATATTTTCAAAAATATTTTAGATAAAATTACGCCAAATTTCAAATTTAAGAGGTCTTTCGTTTTGTTTAAATTTCCGTCTTTTAAGCAAATGTATAAAGATGAAATCCGCACATTAAAGCGATTTCGTCAGTATTTTCGTTATCATCTTGCGACAAATATATGCAAAAACGAGATTAAAGAATTTGAAAATTTTATAAATAAAAATCCTATTTGGGAAAAATTATTTAGCTCGAATTTTTACCGCGCAAATACGATTTTATACAGATACTGCGACAATCGACTAAACGAAAAAGAACGCCTAGAAATGATAATTCAAAATTTCAATTTAGCAAAAACTTTTTTAGGCGAAAAAAAACTTAATGAACTGCTAGAAAAAAAGAAAATTTTGCTTTTTAAATTTGACGAAAATTTGTTTCTTTATCTAAATATAAACAATATCGACCCGCTAGAAGGTTTTTTTTCGATAAATATACAAACCGAAGATGAAAAAATTTATGATGCTTCGTTTAGCTTTATTACCCCAAATTCGCTTTTGATCTCTTCTATGCAGGGCTCAAACGAACCAAACACGCCGGATCTCATCAAACAAGCCACAAAACAAATGCATGGAATTCGCCCAGCTTTTATGATTGTTAATGTTTTTAAGATGATTTGCGAGATTAAAAATTTTTCGCTACTTGGAATTCCAAAAGAAAATCAAGCCAAATTTAGGCGAAACGATCACTCGCGATTACTTTTTGATTATGATGAATTTTGGCGTGAAAACGGCGGGAAATTTGGCGAAAAATACTACGAAATTCCGCTTAATATCGAACGAAAAAGTTTAGAAGAAATTCAAAGCAAAAAACGCTCAATGTATAAAAAACGCTTTGAAATGCTAGATATTGTTAAAAATTCTTTACAAATTTATTTTCAAAATCTATAA
- the alaS gene encoding alanine--tRNA ligase yields MDIRQAYLDFFASKGHEIIASSPLVPDDATLLFTNAGMVPFKSIFTGAVPRPNPPIRTSCQTCIRAGGKHNDLDNVGYTARHHTFFEMLGNFSFGEYFKKEAIAYAWEFVTEILKLPKEKLYVTVHTSDDEAYEIWQQHISKERIYRFGDKDNFWAMGDTGPCGPCSEIFYDQGQEHFSGEEDYMGGDGDRFLEIWNLVFMQYERSIDGKLTPLPKPSIDTGMGLERVVAIKEGKFSNYDSSLFMPIIGEVAKLCGKTYVYESGASYRVIADHIRSVSFLLAQGVNFDKEGRGYVLRRILRRAVRHGYLLGIKEPFMHKLVEVLCEVMGGHYSYLNEKKENIKELIKLEEERFFATISAGLNLFNDELEKTKDIFSGEVAFKLYDTYGFPLDLTADMLREKNIKIDEKKFDELMSEQRQRAKAAWKGSGDKATAIGDFKALLEKFGENEFIGYEFTQSKSKILAILNDEFKEISELKAGNIGWILLDKTPFYATSGGQCNDTGVINKTSSVLDTQKFFGLNLSQVEASLDLKIGDEVECEVSSERSEIARHHSATHLLHLGLRTILGDMVSQAGSLVEATRLRFDFTYPKAMSSEQIEKVENFVNDQISRANSTKTDIMNIDDAKNSGAVALFGEKYADNVRVVSIGDSKELCGGTHVKNTGEIGSFFIVKESGVSAGVRRIEAICSKSALNYAKNLRLQLAQINENLKTNEPIAAIKKLKDEIKSLKTELSKASSNKAIELNEINGVKVAISEFDGDIKAKIDELKNQNEKIIALFFKPENEKVQIACGVKGANAKAGEIVKEVAKILGGGGGGRDDFATAGGKDISKISQAIAFANEFIKAKI; encoded by the coding sequence ATGGATATTAGACAAGCCTATTTGGATTTTTTTGCTTCAAAAGGTCATGAGATTATCGCTTCATCACCCTTAGTGCCTGATGATGCGACACTTTTATTTACAAACGCAGGAATGGTGCCGTTTAAAAGCATTTTCACAGGTGCGGTGCCACGCCCAAATCCGCCGATTCGCACTAGTTGTCAAACCTGCATAAGAGCAGGCGGCAAACACAACGACTTAGACAATGTCGGCTACACAGCACGCCACCACACATTTTTTGAAATGCTTGGAAATTTCAGCTTTGGCGAATATTTCAAAAAAGAAGCAATTGCGTATGCGTGGGAGTTTGTAACCGAAATTTTAAAACTTCCAAAAGAAAAACTCTATGTTACGGTTCATACAAGCGACGATGAAGCGTATGAGATTTGGCAGCAACATATCTCAAAAGAGCGAATTTATCGCTTTGGCGATAAAGATAACTTTTGGGCTATGGGCGATACGGGACCTTGTGGGCCGTGTAGCGAGATTTTTTACGATCAAGGGCAAGAGCATTTTAGTGGCGAAGAAGACTATATGGGCGGAGACGGCGATCGATTTTTAGAAATTTGGAATTTAGTTTTTATGCAATACGAACGATCAATTGACGGCAAACTAACCCCGCTTCCAAAGCCATCAATCGACACGGGCATGGGCTTGGAGCGCGTTGTAGCGATAAAAGAAGGCAAATTTAGCAATTACGATAGTTCGCTTTTTATGCCAATTATTGGCGAAGTTGCAAAATTATGTGGCAAAACTTATGTTTATGAAAGCGGAGCAAGTTACCGAGTAATCGCAGATCATATAAGATCGGTTTCGTTTTTATTGGCTCAGGGCGTAAATTTTGACAAAGAAGGCAGAGGCTATGTTTTACGCAGGATTCTCCGCAGAGCCGTCAGACACGGATATTTGCTAGGCATAAAAGAGCCGTTTATGCACAAACTTGTGGAAGTATTGTGCGAAGTCATGGGCGGACATTATAGCTATTTAAACGAGAAAAAAGAAAATATAAAAGAGCTAATCAAACTTGAAGAAGAACGCTTTTTTGCGACTATTTCGGCAGGTCTAAATTTATTCAACGACGAACTAGAAAAAACAAAAGATATTTTTAGCGGCGAAGTTGCGTTTAAATTATACGATACTTACGGCTTTCCGCTTGATCTGACTGCTGATATGTTGCGTGAAAAAAATATCAAAATCGATGAGAAAAAATTTGACGAACTTATGAGCGAACAACGCCAAAGAGCCAAAGCCGCATGGAAAGGAAGTGGCGATAAAGCCACTGCTATCGGCGATTTTAAGGCTTTGCTTGAAAAATTTGGCGAAAATGAGTTTATCGGATATGAATTTACGCAAAGCAAAAGCAAAATTTTAGCCATTTTAAACGATGAATTTAAAGAAATTTCAGAATTAAAAGCAGGAAATATCGGCTGGATTTTACTTGATAAAACTCCATTTTACGCTACAAGCGGTGGTCAATGCAACGACACAGGCGTGATAAATAAAACTAGTAGCGTTTTAGATACGCAAAAGTTTTTTGGGCTAAATTTAAGCCAAGTTGAAGCTAGTTTGGATTTGAAAATCGGCGATGAAGTGGAGTGCGAAGTAAGTAGCGAGCGAAGCGAAATCGCAAGACACCATAGTGCGACTCACCTACTTCATTTAGGACTTCGCACAATTTTGGGCGATATGGTAAGTCAAGCAGGAAGCCTTGTGGAAGCCACTCGTTTGCGATTTGACTTTACATATCCAAAGGCGATGAGTAGCGAACAAATCGAAAAAGTAGAAAATTTTGTAAATGATCAAATCTCTCGCGCAAATTCCACAAAAACCGATATTATGAATATTGATGATGCCAAAAATAGCGGTGCTGTGGCACTTTTTGGCGAAAAATATGCCGATAATGTCCGAGTGGTAAGCATAGGCGATAGCAAAGAGCTTTGTGGCGGGACACATGTCAAAAATACAGGCGAAATCGGAAGCTTTTTTATCGTAAAAGAAAGTGGCGTAAGCGCAGGAGTGCGTAGAATCGAAGCTATTTGCTCAAAATCTGCGTTAAATTATGCTAAAAATTTACGTTTGCAACTTGCACAAATAAATGAAAATCTCAAAACAAATGAACCGATAGCGGCGATTAAAAAGCTAAAAGACGAGATAAAATCACTAAAAACCGAGCTTAGCAAAGCTAGTAGCAATAAAGCTATCGAATTAAACGAAATTAATGGCGTAAAAGTCGCAATCAGCGAATTTGACGGCGATATAAAAGCCAAAATCGACGAGCTAAAAAATCAAAATGAAAAAATCATCGCCCTATTTTTCAAACCAGAAAACGAAAAAGTCCAAATCGCTTGTGGCGTAAAAGGTGCAAACGCAAAAGCAGGAGAAATCGTCAAAGAAGTA